CCGTCTTCGGCGTGCCCGACGATCGGCTCGGCCAGCGCGTCGCGGTTGCGGTGGTGCCGGCACCCGAGGGCTCCCCCACTCTGGAGGACCTGCGCGAGCACGTTACCGCGACGCTCGACGGCACCGCGGCACCACGCGAACTGCACCTGCTCGACGAACTGCCCCGTCGCGGAATCGGAAAACTAGACCGTCGCGCCCTGGTAAAACGCTTCTCTTGACCTCAAGTTCACTTGAGTTCCTACCGTTGAGCGGTATGACACTCGAACAGTTTGTGGCGGGATCAGCTCCACTGGTTCGCGATAGCGATCGCGAAATCGTCAGCACTGCAGCCGGAAACAAGACCGGACTGGTGATGGACTCCAATGCGACGGGTGGCGCGGTCAGCGTGCTCAGTATCCACCTACCGAGGGGTTCCGACGGCGCCGCACCGCATTTCCACACGCGCTCGACCGAACTGTTCTACCTGGTGTCAGGACGGCTGGAGGTTCTGGCCGGAGATCACATCGAGATTCTGGAGCAGGGCGACACACTGCTGGTTCCGCGACTGATGCCGCATGCGTTCGGCGCGACCACCGACAGCGACGCCAGCATCTTCACGGTGCTCTCCCCCGGTGTCCAGCGCTTCGACTATTTTCGACTGCTGGACCGAATCGTCCACGGCCAGGCCGATATCAGCGAGCTGGAGACAACGCCGCAAACATACGACAACCACTTCACCAAGAGCCCGGTGTGGACTCGAGGACGCGGGCTGTCGGCGCTGGACTCCGCGTAGTCACGCGGCCTCGGCAACCACCTTGATCCGATTCAAGGTTTCCCGCATGCCGTTGCGATTGGTGCGTCCGCGCGCCCAACCCAATAGTGCCCAGTAGATCCGCACCGGCAATGACGGTGTCAGTTCGAAGGATTCGGTGACGTCGGTGCCGTCACCGGCGGGCTCGAACTGATAGCGCCAGGTGTTGACCGTCTTGCCGTTCGGCAAGAGCACCGCGAAGGCAAACGAACGTTCGCGATCGCACTCGACGATCCGGCACACTGTCCAGTAGACGGGCCCCTTCTGATTGCGCTTCACATGACCGCGGAAGCGCACACCCACCGCGGGCGCGCTCGCGCCGTCGAGCCATTCGGCCTCGAACGTCTCCGGACTGAACTTCCCGGTGTTGGTGATATCGCTGACCAGCTCCCAGATCGTGGCTGCGGGAGCCGACATGTGGACGGTGACCGAATCACGCATGGCGTTACGGTACCCGCGATGAATCTGGCCGGCGGGGCGGGTCTATCCCTGCATGACCCTCACCCCTCATTTCGATCAGCGCTTCAGCGAGCCGGGCGCCTCGGCGCCCGCATGGACCGACGTCTCGGACTTGCTGGCCGCCGCCGAGCTGTACTGGATCAGCACCGTCCGGGCAGATGGCAGCCCACACGTCACCCCGCTCGTGGGCATCTGGCAACAGGAATCGTTCGTGTTCTGCACAGGCCCTGCCGAGCAGAAGGCCCGCAATCTCGAAGCGAACGCCGCGGTGGCCGTCGCAACGGGTATCAGCACCTGGAATGACGGGCACGACGTCGTCGTCGAGGGCACAGCCGAACGCGTGTTGGATGCCGCCGCGCTGCGCAACGTCGCGGACGCCTACTTCGAAAAATACGGCGAAGACTGGAAATTCACGCCGAGCGACGGCGGTTTCGGCGAGGGCGATCAGTTCGCGGTCGTATACAAGGTAGTGGCGTCAAAAGTGCTGTCCTTCACCAAAAAACCCCACGGACAGACGCGTTACGGCCGCTAGGGAAGCTCGATGGGCAGCTTGACGCCTTCATGTGCACGGCAATGTGCGCAGGTGTCGACGGATTCGG
The nucleotide sequence above comes from Mycobacteroides saopaulense. Encoded proteins:
- a CDS encoding cupin domain-containing protein gives rise to the protein MTLEQFVAGSAPLVRDSDREIVSTAAGNKTGLVMDSNATGGAVSVLSIHLPRGSDGAAPHFHTRSTELFYLVSGRLEVLAGDHIEILEQGDTLLVPRLMPHAFGATTDSDASIFTVLSPGVQRFDYFRLLDRIVHGQADISELETTPQTYDNHFTKSPVWTRGRGLSALDSA
- a CDS encoding SRPBCC family protein, with product MRDSVTVHMSAPAATIWELVSDITNTGKFSPETFEAEWLDGASAPAVGVRFRGHVKRNQKGPVYWTVCRIVECDRERSFAFAVLLPNGKTVNTWRYQFEPAGDGTDVTESFELTPSLPVRIYWALLGWARGRTNRNGMRETLNRIKVVAEAA
- a CDS encoding pyridoxamine 5'-phosphate oxidase family protein, producing MTLTPHFDQRFSEPGASAPAWTDVSDLLAAAELYWISTVRADGSPHVTPLVGIWQQESFVFCTGPAEQKARNLEANAAVAVATGISTWNDGHDVVVEGTAERVLDAAALRNVADAYFEKYGEDWKFTPSDGGFGEGDQFAVVYKVVASKVLSFTKKPHGQTRYGR